Within the Oceaniferula flava genome, the region CATGGTGCTTCGCCGCGACGGCTACACCGCTACCTTCTCATGGAAAAACTACTGGGAAGCCAATGTGCCGAGTGACGTCGTGTTAGAACGCCTGGTCGGCCCCGATGGCCCCGTCATCCACCCCGACCCCAGCGCCTACGCCGAAGAACTCCGTCTACGCTTCCCAGACGCGTTCACCCGCTTCTTCGACAAGTTCGAAGTGATCGAAGACTGACCGCGAATCTGACCAATCTGACGAATTTTTTCAGGGGGTGATAGTTCATTGTGGAAGCACGGAAAGGGCGGAAGGCACGGAAGAAGGCATGGTTGCTAAATCAAAGCTAGTGCTAACCACTCTGAAATTGAGTGTTTTCCCTGTGAAATCATCCACACAACCCCAGCCAAAATTCGCCCAATTCGTAAGATTCGCGGTCAAAAAAGCACAACCCAAGCAACCTTCCGTGTATTCCGTCCCTTCCGTGGTTCCCATCGAATAATCAACCCAAGCACTTTCGCGTCTTTCGCCTATCTCGCAGTTCAGCGTCCCGCGAATGCGGGGCATCTACCCCTGCACTTCATTTTAGCGGTTAGAAAAAGCAAAGCTTCACCCCCGCGATCATCGCAAACACAATCACCGTCGCTTCAAACGCGCGCTGGGGGATTTTCACCAGCACTTTTTTGCCTCCGAACACCCCAAGCGCAATCGCCGGGAGCAGCAGTAAGTTCGAGAGCAGCGAGCTCGCCGTGATCAAGTTCATCCCCGCACCCAGCGGCAGTTTGAGGAAATTGATCACCAGGAAAAACCGCGCTCCCACACCGATCAGTTCCATCTTGTCCATGCGCCGTGAAAGCATGTAAATTTGCATGATCGGTCCGGCCGCATTCGCCAGCACCGTGGCGACCCCACCGGTGGTGCCAAAGAAAAATCCAAACTTGCGAGTCAGCGCGATTTTGTAGAACCCCTCGGCATTGAAGCGACCCAGCAGCTGCAGCGAAACCATCACCAGGATGATCGACCCGATGATTTTTCGCATGGCGGCATTGTCGACATTACCTAACACCAGCACCCCGATCCCCATGCCCACCAGCGCCGGCCAAGTGAGCAGCCAGACGGATTTCCACGAGGCGTATTTGCGAAAGGCCGGGTAGACCATCAGGTCGGCCATGATCAGCATCGGCAGTGCGAAGCCCAAAGATTCCTTGGCGCCAAAGACATCCGCCAGAATGAATACCGAGATCAGCGAGATGCCGGAAAAGCCTGCTTTCGAGACCCCGATGCAAAAAGCCGCGATCGCCGCCAGCATCCATATCGTGGGGTTGTCCGTCATCAGCGCTGGCATGGCGCACCCTGATCAGATCATGGCTTACTTTTCAAGGATTCGTCATTGGAATTTGTCGGTGCTGAGCTAAAAAGACCGCGCCATGGCAGATAAAAAACCGACAGTGCTCATCATTCGCGACGGCTGGGGAGTGAACCCAGGAGGAAAGAAAACCGCAAAAAAAGAGGGGAACTCCACCCTGCTTGCGAACACACCTTTCCATGACGAAATGTTCAAAACCTATCCCAAGGGCTTTGTCAGTGCCTCGGGACTCGATGTCGGACTGCCCGATGGCCAAATGGGGAACTCGGAAGTCGGCCACCTCAACCTCGGCGCAGGGCGCGTGGTCTATCAGGATCTAACAAGAATCAACAAGTCCATCGAAGACGGCGACATCGCCGACAACCGTGTGCTCAAGACCGCTTTCAACAAGGCGAAAAAAGGCAAGGTCCTGCACTTCATCGGCCTGGTTTCAGACGGTGGCGTTCACTCGCACCAGGACCAACTCATCGCCATGGCGAAGTTGGCCCGTGAGAGCGGGGTGGAGGAGATCTACGTGCACGCCATCACCGATGGTCGCGACACCTCACCGACCGCTGGAGCCGGCTATCTCAGCTACGTTGAGGACGAGCTCGCCAAATACGGCGCCCGCATCGTCACTGTCATCGGTCGTTACTACGCCATGGACCGCGACAAGCGCTGGGAGCGCACCAAGATCGCTTGGGATGCCATCGTGCACGGCAAGGGCACCAAGAAAGACATCCTCGCCAGCGAAGCCGTGGCCGAGATGTATGAGCAGGAGAAAACCGATGAATTCCTGCTGCCGATGACCTTCTTCAAACACAACACCAAACGCGTCAACGATGGCGATGTGGTGCTCTGGTTCAACTTCCGTGCCGACCGCGCA harbors:
- a CDS encoding sulfite exporter TauE/SafE family protein; amino-acid sequence: MPALMTDNPTIWMLAAIAAFCIGVSKAGFSGISLISVFILADVFGAKESLGFALPMLIMADLMVYPAFRKYASWKSVWLLTWPALVGMGIGVLVLGNVDNAAMRKIIGSIILVMVSLQLLGRFNAEGFYKIALTRKFGFFFGTTGGVATVLANAAGPIMQIYMLSRRMDKMELIGVGARFFLVINFLKLPLGAGMNLITASSLLSNLLLLPAIALGVFGGKKVLVKIPQRAFEATVIVFAMIAGVKLCFF
- the gpmI gene encoding 2,3-bisphosphoglycerate-independent phosphoglycerate mutase, yielding MADKKPTVLIIRDGWGVNPGGKKTAKKEGNSTLLANTPFHDEMFKTYPKGFVSASGLDVGLPDGQMGNSEVGHLNLGAGRVVYQDLTRINKSIEDGDIADNRVLKTAFNKAKKGKVLHFIGLVSDGGVHSHQDQLIAMAKLARESGVEEIYVHAITDGRDTSPTAGAGYLSYVEDELAKYGARIVTVIGRYYAMDRDKRWERTKIAWDAIVHGKGTKKDILASEAVAEMYEQEKTDEFLLPMTFFKHNTKRVNDGDVVLWFNFRADRARQLSEAFLTKPRFTGFKTGRRPNVHYVTLTEYDETYKVPVVFKPEKLKNVLGEVVAKAGKTQMRIAETEKYPHVTYFFNGGKEKPNKGEDRYIVPSPKVATYDLQPEMSAPEVMDKVVEKLKGYDLCILNFANPDMVGHTGVVEAAIKACETIDEGCRRVVEETLRLGGKLIITADHGNCEKMINADGSPHTAHTTNLVHAIYVADDHDKFTVNDGILADIAPTLLDMMGVKPSPEMTGKSLLAKK